Proteins from a single region of Eremothecium gossypii ATCC 10895 chromosome VI, complete sequence:
- a CDS encoding uncharacterized protein (Syntenic homolog of Saccharomyces cerevisiae YDL129W), protein MRAELHLAGTRKHRPSSSAPIPTTPVSRSRSSLPPDTEHISASRDLLKPVRSTVTARREPVPADALTVESPPVAPGSPKAIPLLVVPSPLRTPPPLAQHSCAAREGSSPPRYPPCPPSPPLRATSRKSNPPTEDMTTCHLHEQPAMGRRPVNRTSTLQAIITPEEPARLPEDADKPSGGCSKPEPPAADSLPVRLPGTPEAPAHLLGATKDLKMHIIRVMDKLKAGDQQELPREELLAVLDCSLSAISHWSLQAQLAQLSQSKSVWDSRLLVENNLIKKEAEFFKKRLEQAGRSAGTEPASAGRVAKRPLAQTPRKRQALLDSPQGYKLVENTKPHPRMRRHMDNPSTSGFVRVFHLERL, encoded by the coding sequence ATGCGCGCCGAGCTCCACCTCGCCGGAACACGCAAACACCGCCCATCATCTTCCGCCCCGATTCCGACCACGCCTGTGAGCCGCAGTCGCAGCTCGCTCCCGCCAGACACGGAGCATATATCGGCTAGCCGTGATTTACTGAAACCTGTACGTTCTACTGTTACCGCCCGCCGTGAGCCGGTGCCCGCAGACGCTCTCACAGTCGAGTCGCCACCTGTTGCCCCCGGCAGCCCAAAGGCAATTCCGCTGCTCGTGGTACCGTCCCCCCTCCGCaccccgccgccgctggcgcaACACTCGTGCGCGGCCCGTGAGGGCTCTTCGCCACCGCGCTACCCCCCCTGTCCCCCTAGCCCGCCCCTGCGGGCCACCAGCCGAAAAAGTAACCCGCCGACAGAGGATATGACTACTTGCCATCTCCACGAACAACCAGCCATGGGAAGACGCCCGGTCAACCGGACTTCAACGCTTCAGGCAATAATCACACCCGAGGAACCGGCCCGCTTGCCGGAGGACGCGGATAAGCCGTCTGGCGGCTGCAGCAAGCCTGAGCCGCCTGCGGCCGATAGCCTGCCTGTGCGCCTGCCAGGCACGCCCGAAGCGCCCGCGCACCTGCTGGGTGCCACCAAGGACCTTAAGATGCATATCATTCGTGTCATGGACAAGCTCAAGGCCGGCGATCAGCAGGAGCTTCCCCGCGAAGAGCTGCTGGCCGTCCTCGACTGCTCGCTCTCTGCCATCTCACACTGGTCGCTGCAGGCCCAGCTGGCTCAGCTGTCACAAAGCAAGAGCGTGTGGGACTCGCGCCTGCTCGTGGAGAACAACCTAATCAAGAAGGAAGCCGAATTCTTCAAAAAGCGCCTAGAGCAGGCGGGCCGCTCTGCGGGCACGGAGCCGGCGTCTGCGGGCCGCGTCGCGAAGCGCCCGCTCGCGCAGACGCCGCGCAAGCGTcaggcgctgctggactCGCCTCAGGGCTACAAGCTGGTAGAGAACACGAAGCCGCATCCGCGGATGCGCCGCCATATGGACAATCCTTCTACCAGCGGCTTTGTGCGGGTCTTCCATTTGGAGAGACTGTAA
- the RPP1B gene encoding ribosomal protein P1 beta (Syntenic homolog of Saccharomyces cerevisiae YDL130W (RPP1B); 1-intron), with protein MSDAIISYAALILADAGLDITSDNLLSLTKAAGASVDNVWAEIFAKALEGKDVKEVLSGFHAAGASAGAASGAAASGAAAEAAAEEAAEEAAEESDDDMGFGLFD; from the exons ATGTCCGACGCTATTATTTCCTACGCTGCTTTGATCTTGGCCGATGCCGGCTTGGACATCACTTCCGACAACCTTTTGTCTTTGACGAAGGCTGCTGGCGCCTCCGTTGACAAT GTCTGGGCTGAAATCTTTGCTAAGGCCTTGGAGGGCAAGGACGTCAAGGAGGTTCTATCCGGCTTCCATGCTGCCGGTGCCtctgctggtgctgcttctggcgctgctgcttccggtgctgctgctgaggctgctgctgaggaGGCTGCCGAGGAGGCTGCTGAAGAGTCTGACGACGACATGGGCTTCGGTCTATTCGACTGA
- a CDS encoding AFR164Wp (NOHBY627; No homolog in Saccharomyces cerevisiae; Non-syntenic homolog of Kluyveromyces lactis KLLA0C12023g), with protein MNLCFRTLPKLMARSMTTVPSGQLPYSLADIRIGKVLSVREHPESYKMYITQVSFGGLGTKQICTGLRDHVPTSEMQDSLVVVLNNIKKCKLRGEVSEAMILCAEYSPQESKPSVQLLQPAISSPEFCGARVLVGDLLGKEVAPTCRRIKPAEWEELSSRLYVDNSGRVVLQSEGKELPLYVRDNIGSLHYIMASSMPTGSQVR; from the coding sequence ATGAACTTGTGTTTCCGTACTCTTCCCAAATTGATGGCTCGGTCAATGACCACCGTTCCATCTGGACAATTGCCTTACTCTCTTGCTGATATACGGATTGGAAAAGTGCTCAGCGTACGCGAGCACCCAGAGTCCTACAAGATGTATATTACGCAAGTATCATTCGGTGGGCTTGGGACAAAACAGATATGCACAGGTTTGAGAGATCATGTACCGACCTCCGAGATGCAAGATTCACTAGTGGTCGTGTTGAACAACATTAAGAAATGCAAACTTCGGGGAGAAGTTAGCGAAGCGATGATTCTCTGCGCGGAATACTCACCTCAAGAATCAAAGCCATCCGTGCAGCTCCTACAACCAGCGATCTCTTCACCAGAATTCTGCGGCGCACGGGTGCTTGTCGGCGATTTGCTGGGGAAGGAGGTAGCCCCGACATGCAGGAGGATCAAGCCCGCTGAGTGGGAAGAGCTTTCTTCCCGCCTTTATGTGGACAATAGCGGCAGAGTAGTGCTGCAATCAGAAGGGAAGGAGCTGCCCCTTTATGTCAGAGATAATATCGGCTCATTGCACTACATAATGGCCAGCAGCATGCCTACAGGAAGTCAAGTAAGATAA
- the EMP24 gene encoding Emp24p (Syntenic homolog of Saccharomyces cerevisiae YGL200C (EMP24)), with protein MRIAATFSLLFLAIFQVSWAHNVLLPPYGRRCFFEQLKGGDVLTITYQFGDRDPQSHQQLSGDLLVYGIDGRSVLDAQRASSHGELTLKAPTDGKYQYCFANDNSGYLTKDVTFNTYGVLSPDAADSSSETLEGAVRKLSMLTMEVMNEQQYIEIRERTHRNTAESTNDRVKWWSIFQLAVVVAQSLFQVYYLRSFFEVTSYV; from the coding sequence ATGAGAATCGCCGCGACTTTCAGTCTGCTATTTCTTGCCATTTTCCAGGTTTCGTGGGCGCACAATGTACTTCTTCCCCCCTACGGGCGGCGCTGTTTCTTTGAGCAGTTGAAAGGCGGGGACGTGCTGACAATCACTTATCAATTCGGCGACAGAGACCCACAATCACATCAACAGCTGTCTGGAGACCTGCTGGTGTACGGGATTGACGGACGGTCAGTGCTGGATGCGCAGCGTGCGTCGTCGCACGGTGAGTTGACCTTGAAGGCGCCTACAGATGGCAAATACCAGTACTGCTTTGCGAACGACAATTCGGGCTACCTGACTAAGGATGTCACGTTTAATACCTACGGTGTTCTCTCCCCCGATGCCGCTGATTCCAGCTCGGAGACGCTAGAGGGTGCGGTGCGCAAGCTCTCCATGCTCACAATGGAAGTAATGAACGAGCAACAGTACATCGAGATTCGCGAACGCACACACAGGAACACTGCTGAGTCTACAAATGACAGGGTCAAGTGGTGGTCTATTTTCCAACTGGCCGTTGTTGTTGCGCAATCTCTCTTCCAGGTTTACTATCTGCGTAGCTTTTTTGAGGTTACTTCCTATGTCTAG
- the GLC7 gene encoding type 1 serine/threonine-protein phosphatase catalytic subunit GLC7 (Syntenic homolog of Saccharomyces cerevisiae YER133W (GLC7); 1-intron) yields the protein MSMETPPVDIDNIIDRLLEVRGSKPGQQVDLEEHEIRYLCSKARSIFIKQPILLELEAPIKICGDIHGQYYDLLRLFEYGGFPPESNYLFLGDYVDRGKQSLETICLLLAYKIKYPENFFILRGNHECASINRIYGFYDECKRRYNIKLWKTFTDCFNCLPIAAIIDEKIFCMHGGLSPDLNTMEQIRRVMRPTDIPDVGLLCDLLWSDPDKDIVGWSENDRGVSFTFGPDVVSRFLQKQDMELICRAHQVVEDGYEFFSKRQLVTLFSAPNYCGEFDNAGAMMSVDESLLCSFQILKPAVKPSAGRGQPKKKK from the exons ATGAGCATGGAAACGCCCCCTGTAGATATCGACAACATCATCGACCGCTTGCTGGAGGTGCGGGGCTCGAAGCCGGGGCAGCAGGTGGACCTCGAAGAGCACGAGATCCGCTACCTGTGCTCCAAGGCGCGCAGCATCTTTATCAAGCAGCCCATTCTTCTTGAGCTGGAGGCTCCGATCAAG ATATGCGGCGACATCCATGGGCAGTATTACGACCTCCTGCGGCTTTTCGAGTACGGCGGGTTTCCGCCGGAGTCCAACTACCTGTTTCTGGGGGACTACGTGGACCGCGGGAAGCAGTCGCTGGAGACCATCTGCCTGCTTCTGGCGTACAAAATAAAGTATCCGGAAAACTTCTTTATTCTGCGCGGAAACCACGAGTGCGCGTCGATCAACCGGATATACGGGTTTTACGACGAGTGCAAGCGGCGGTACAACATCAAGCTGTGGAAGACGTTCACGGACTGCTTCAACTGCCTGCCAATTGCGGCGATCATCGACGAGAAGATATTCTGTATGCACGGCGGGCTGTCGCCGGACCTGAACACGATGGAGCAGATTCGGCGGGTGATGCGGCCGACGGACATCCCGGACGTGGGCCTGTTGTGCGACCTATTGTGGTCGGACCCCGACAAGGACATCGTGGGGTGGTCTGAGAATGATAGAGGCGTTTCGTTTACATTTGGGCCGGACGTGGTGTCGCGGTTCCTGCAGAAGCAGGATATGGAGCTCATTTGCCGGGCTCACCAGGTGGTCGAGGACGGCTACGAGTTTTTCTCTAAGCGACAGTTGGTGACGCTATTCAGCGCGCCCAACTACTGCGGGGAGTTCGACAACGCCGGTGCGATGATGAGTGTGGACGAGAGTTTGTTGTGTTCCTTCCAGATTTTGAAGCCGGCGGTCAAGCCCAGTGCAGGGCGCGGCCAGCCTAAGAAGAAGAAATGA
- the YIP4 gene encoding Yip4p (Syntenic homolog of Saccharomyces cerevisiae YGL198W (YIP4)), whose product MSDEIEADGSVRGAPRDTGRGTLDESAAATLVRDVRAMHARLRQAVYPALRSGWQPVADGPPETDLWAPLVFVLAQAALLARGGGHFYALFVVHWGVLALLAAHLKLMRVGEKRSWLVYVSACGYCLFPLVMASLLSRLGYPTLLLFFAAGPWRVRALYCLRLGGFLLSSLWAHASACAVASCVGFIECYPLALCLAGLSWLSVVV is encoded by the coding sequence ATGAGCGACGAGATCGAGGCGGACGGCTCGgtgcgcggcgcgccgcgcgaCACGGGCCGCGGCACGCTGGACgagagcgcggcggcgacgcTCGTGCGCGACGTGCGCGCCATGCAcgcgcggctgcggcaAGCAGTGTACCCCGCGCTCCGCAGCGGGTGGCAGCCCGTGGCCGACGGGCCGCCAGAGACGGACCTGTGGGCCCCGCTGGTGTTTGTGCTGGCGCaggccgcgctgctggcgcgcggcggcggccacTTCTACGCGCTGTTCGTGGTCCACTGGGGCGTGCTTGCGCTGCTGGCCGCGCACCTCAAGCTGATGCGCGTGGGCGAGAAGCGCTCATGGCTGGTCTATGTGTCTGCGTGCGGCTACTGCCTTTTCCCGCTTGTGATGGCCTCGCTTCTGAGCCGCCTGGGCTACCcgacgctgctgctgttcttCGCTGCCGGTCCGTGGCGGGTCCGTGCGCTGTACTGTCTCCGCCTGGGGGGCTTTTTGCTGAGCTCCCTGTGGGCCCACGCCTCAGCGTGTGCTGTGGCGAGCTGTGTTGGCTTCATTGAGTGCTATCCATTGGCCCTCTGCCTAGCCGGTCTGTCCTGGCTAAGTGTCGTGGTATAG
- a CDS encoding AFR168Wp (Syntenic homolog of Saccharomyces cerevisiae YGL197W (MDS3) and YER132C (PMD1)) translates to MPLILPSAGNCFPLRLPKLDAGQLQDLDERAQKRLLLECRTGAAVALGRSSLFVYGGLTIPLNLPEVTLVQIQQELILHFARCKTANYLNLCEYISQEVFSLDLLSRRWERVQLAEEEKSGGAGVSAEGPDGTVMRERIFHAMVYCGGCLYVFGGLVASSHSEYELVATNELWQLDMRTKVWTLLSDDPRVQRRFNHELHVLNEFDDHDTHLIIVGGLDNMDKKVHKVEVYNVTRGCWESFEDCYPADITNCNTLESACDLHVGQIHSNIDDQPAGLVRGSNFGLLVDNEDHVPTLAFYSAPETNKTRDSSCWENPIVMMPLLPNARGKRTKVHMPSKASIRRLKMLFDLSFVSGILFGPNIIIIGFHAGLLGSNFYAFLYSIPLGKWTHLNINCPHSGMRRHRYWSLFHWESHHKALLLGTYEDDSNLPTVQKFDRMLAIRLQNAFPTVKSLLSDGVGIRVKIARTHSGQGFTSQKDAFKKTEQFESYSRYIVPPSEITSIRSVFPSYASVLGKDALEVYGKSLADFEFITLEGDSVSIPSLLLRKRWGRFFDHILAQDYSKLSSSVDHVQFEKSVDGSNSDSSTNIANQLANPSTEGRDQHAPESQVSSENVPRLNFGLRSNVATGSAMLNKKSVSLILNPTWRLSPSVSGLALNIQEQESKEEPSDPLSEETINESGAKGASLTSSSGGMVFRVPFTESSESLKQRENSQPAPSIHLELADYSPQSKKSLSTSTDKRRRSSYTAGSHWKQVKASGYRRASHPIGNIRDLLYGADRTTSSPLNSRRGSAVSNTSSISYVSSSSERLSNRHCKRDSEDSSSGTLTFNINLPPQQPPPTDPLPTLPLNITGEYQYSNRRESEHSLVGIPRSLKSSPSSSRCSSSFNEFDTKFRQYTLAERGRESTTGPHAPPIQFNPVMESGEKLFYKETELDPKQPIARSQTTESFNKSVGDVSRLSLTPTLESYKSQSSLSAALGELEPLLIPRSLYLPWPTSSVKAFSEFFYTGQVNSKWPFSPVSLDLLHMAKLYEVPLLYDLTCEVFYSIIGKKMVGLIQSVSALKELFLQRVATFLDNDELKINEYTKSHHTFQTLLQLEESIASVDDGYFDLKLMQKVSRAFSTSTDGSTDADHDKEFSTTSSCISSPALSPVFGDYLRDSISLPGARSHPPTSLRPPGRNQSAFRHRSISSSKKKENIIADFSKVPNRSSPSEGHLMGEAPLSESGGHADHIDEDPHVVSDADIEDFDQDLPKINKHDDTGSVKKDPALHECETVRRLDSFDIEMEGCPSESSSDSDEDETAELGRISNAKLAKLRARNLEEAIDPLDKITTTMDNLNLRYQTPPIKTTPDVDPSPNNTLTLESLASRNAPPPMDYVVELILDATVLNNDVLMMVRCENCLSLSKWLRSTKKRLFQDISLLDAQISEKGKVRGGSKHSDSSQDHSDLSDRERPSKSPLKLVYKKSRPSTPDLKDGPTPASLQHATCSSPKSTCSTHNSRDGTRPEEECRSNWSGRSSAKSSTSSAVAASGQRMSTVKRTANVAPSSLSATPSYNAAALYKHKKPKEGAGNSAANFSFFNRKK, encoded by the coding sequence ATGCCTTTAATACTTCCGTCGGCGGGGAACTGTTTTCCACTGCGCCTTCCGAAGTTGGACGCCGGGCAGTTACAAGATTTGGACGAGCGAGCGCAGAAgaggctgctgctggagtGCCGGACTGGTGCGGCAGTGGCACTGGGCAGGTCGTCCTTGTTTGTCTATGGCGGGCTGACAATTCCGCTGAACCTGCCAGAGGTGACACTGGTGCAAATCCAGCAGGAGCTGATACTGCACTTTGCGCGGTGCAAGACGGCGAACTACCTCAACCTGTGCGAGTACATTTCGCAGGAGGTGTTTTCGCTGGACCTACTGTCGCGGCGGTGGGAGCGGGTGCAGCTTGCGGAGGAGGAAAAGTCGGGCGGCGCAGGCGTTAGTGCCGAGGGGCCGGATGGGACCGTGATGCGGGAGCGGATCTTCCACGCGATGGTGTACTGCGGCGGCTGTTTGTATGTGTTCGGCGGTCTGGTGGCATCGAGCCACTCGGAGTACGAGCTGGTGGCGACGAACGAGCTGTGGCAGCTCGATATGCGCACGAAGGTGTGGACTCTGCTGTCGGACGACCCGCGGGTGCAGCGACGGTTCAACCACGAACTGCATGTTCTGAATGAATTTGACGACCACGACACGCATCTCATAATCGTGGGGGGTCTGGACAATATGGATAAGAAGGTGCATAAGGTTGAGGTATACAACGTCACGAGAGGATGCTGGGAGTCCTTTGAGGATTGCTATCCTGCCGACATAACCAACTGCAATACACTGGAGTCGGCTTGCGACCTGCATGTGGGGCAGATACACAGCAATATAGATGACCAACCCGCTGGGCTTGTTCGAGGGTCTAACTTTGGCCTGTTGGTTGACAACGAAGACCATGTCCCTACACTGGCCTTCTATTCTGCACCGGAGACAAACAAAACACGCGATAGCAGTTGCTGGGAAAATCCAATTGTGATGATGCCTTTACTCCCGAATGCCCGGGGAAAGCGCACCAAAGTGCATATGCCTTCCAAGGCTTCCATTCGCCGGCTCAAAATGCTCTTTGACCTAAGCTTTGTTTCTGGTATTCTATTTGGTCCGAATATCATTATTATTGGTTTCCATGCTGGCTTGCTCGGATCCAACTTCTACGCCTTTCTTTACAGTATACCACTGGGGAAATGGACTCATTTAAACATCAACTGCCCCCATTCGGGAATGCGGCGGCATCGGTACTGGAGTCTCTTTCATTGGGAATCCCATCATAAGGCGTTGCTTCTTGGAACATATGAAGATGACTCTAATTTACCGACGGTGCAGAAGTTTGACCGGATGCTAGCCATTCGGTTGCAGAATGCGTTTCCGACCGTCAAGAGTCTCCTCAGCGATGGTGTGGGGATCCGTGTGAAAATAGCTCGTACCCACTCGGGCCAAGGATTCACTTCACAGAAAGATGCGTTCAAGAAGACCGAGCAGTTTGAAAGCTATTCACGTTATATTGTGCCACCTTCTGAAATTACCAGCATCAGATCAGTTTTCCCTTCGTATGCGTCTGTCTTGGGAAAGGATGCTTTGGAAGTTTATGGAAAGTCACTAGCTGATTTTGAGTTCATAACTTTGGAGGGAGATTCTGTTAGCATTCCATCCTTGCTTCTACGGAAAAGGTGGGGCAGATTCTTTGACCATATTCTTGCTCAAGATTACAGTAAGCTTTCGTCATCTGTTGATCATGTCCAGTTTGAAAAGAGCGTCGATGGGTCTAATTCCGATTCAAGTACTAATATCGCAAATCAATTAGCAAATCCATCCACTGAAGGAAGAGACCAGCATGCGCCAGAGTCCCAGGTCTCTTCTGAAAACGTTCCAAggttgaactttgggttgAGATCAAATGTCGCTACAGGGAGCGCAATGCTCAATAAGAAATCTGTTTCTCTGATCCTTAATCCGACGTGGAGACTATCCCCTTCAGTTTCGGGGCTGGCACTAAATATTCAGGAACAAGAATCGAAAGAAGAACCATCAGACCCATTATCAGAGGAGACCATAAATGAATCTGGAGCGAAAGGTGCTTCGTTGACTAGCTCATCTGGTGGAATGGTTTTTAGGGTACCTTTTACGGAAAGTTCAGAGAGTCTGAAACAGAGGGAGAACTCACAACCCGCTCCATCTATACATTTAGAGCTGGCTGATTATTCGCCGCAATCTAAGAAATCCCTATCCACTTCTACAGACAAAAGACGGCGGTCTTCATACACAGCTGGAAGTCATTGGAAGCAAGTGAAGGCAAGTGGTTATCGCCGTGCGTCTCATCCGATTGGAAATATACGGGATTTACTTTATGGAGCGGACAGAACGACGTCCAGCCCGTTGAATTCGAGGCGCGGCTCTGCTGTTTCAAACACCAGCTCTATTTCATACGTTAGTTCCAGTTCGGAACGCCTGAGCAATCGTCACTGTAAGCGTGACAGCGAAGATTCTAGTTCGGGCACGTTAACGTTTAATATCAACCTGCCTCCCCAACAACCACCACCAACAGATCCTTTGCCCACCTTACCGTTAAATATTACCGGAGAATACCAGTACTCGAACAGGAGAGAGTCCGAGCACTCGTTGGTGGGCATTCCTAGGTCTCTAAAATCGAGTCCTAGTTCTTCTAGGTGTTCTTCCTCATTTAACGAGTTTGATACAAAGTTCCGCCAATATACATTAGCCGAGCGAGGCAGAGAATCTACGACGGGGCCTCACGCTCCCCCTATTCAATTTAATCCTGTCATGGAGTCGGGCGAAAAGCTGTTTTACAAGGAAACAGAGCTTGACCCAAAACAGCCTATCGCAAGATCCCAGACAACTGAAAGTTTCAATAAATCAGTTGGAGACGTGAGCCGGCTATCTTTGACCCCTACCTTGGAAAGCTATAAAAGTCAGAGTTCCCTATCCGCTGCGCTGGGAGAGCTAGAGCCCTTACTTATTCCAAGATCTTTATACCTGCCTTGGCCGACTAGTTCAGTGAAAGCCTTTTCAGAATTTTTCTACACTGGCCAAGTGAACAGTAAATGGCCCTTCTCACCGGTTTCCCTCGATTTGTTGCATATGGCCAAACTATATGAGGTTCCATTACTGTATGATCTAACTTGTGAAGTCTTTTATTCCATTATTGGCAAGAAGATGGTGGGTTTAATACAGTCAGTGTCTGCACTAAAGGAGTTATTTTTACAAAGGGTGGCTACCTTTTTAGATAACGACGAACTCAAGATCAATGAGTATACAAAGTCCCATCATACGTTCCAAACCTTGTTACAGCTTGAGGAGTCTATTGCATCTGTGGATGACGGTTATTTTGATTTGAAACTGATGCAGAAAGTCTCCCGAGCGTTTTCTACTAGCACAGATGGTAGCACGGATGCGGATCATGACAAGGAATTTTCGACTACCTCCAGCTGTATTTCGTCTCCTGCATTATCTCCGGTTTTTGGTGATTATCTTCGCGATAGTATATCCTTACCAGGGGCGCGGTCACATCCACCAACATCACTAAGACCGCCTGGGCGTAACCAATCTGCTTTCCGCCATAGGAGCATTTCTTCATCGAAAAAGAAGGAGAACATAATTGCGGATTTCTCGAAAGTCCCAAACAGGTCATCACCCTCAGAGGGCCATCTTATGGGCGAAGCGCCATTATCGGAAAGTGGGGGCCACGCAGACCATATTGATGAGGATCCACATGTAGTTTCAGATGCTGATATTGAAGATTTTGATCAAGATCTGCCTAAAATCAATAAACATGATGACACAGGCTCTGTGAAAAAGGATCCGGCGCTTCATGAATGTGAGACTGTTAGGAGGCTTGATAGTTTCGATATAGAAATGGAAGGGTGCCCATCAGAATCCAGCTCAGACTCCGACGAAGATGAAACTGCAGAATTGGGAAGGATCTCTAACGCGAAACTTGCCAAACTGCGTGCACGTAACCTGGAAGAGGCAATTGATCCCCTCGATAAGATCACCACCACTATGGATAACTTAAACTTGCGCTACCAAACACCGCCAATAAAAACTACTCCCGATGTGGACCCGTCCCCCAATAATACACTGACGTTGGAAAGTCTGGCGTCGCGTAACGCGCCGCCGCCTATGGACTACGTCGTAGAGCTTATATTGGATGCCACTGTATTAAACAACGATGTGCTCATGATGGTCCGGTGCGAGAACTGTCTCAGTCTCTCTAAGTGGCTGCGGTCAACGAAAAAGAGACTCTTCCAGGATATCTCCCTACTGGACGCACAGATATCCGAGAAAGGAAAGGTTCGTGGCGGCTCGAAGCATTCGGATTCTAGCCAGGATCACAGCGATCTCTCCGACAGGGAAAGACCATCAAAGTCTCCCCTCAAGCTCGTTTACAAAAAATCCCGACCTTCCACTCCCGACCTGAAGGATGGGCCCACACCCGCTTCCTTGCAGCATGCCACCTGCAGCTCCCCGAAGTCCACCTGCTCAACTCATAACTCCAGAGACGGAACGCGACCTGAAGAAGAGTGCAGGTCCAATTGGTCGGGCCGTAGCTCGGCCAAAAGTTCAACTTCCTCCGCGGTGGCTGCCTCAGGCCAGCGCATGAGCACGGTGAAGAGGACAGCAAACGTTGCACCGTCCTCTCTGAGCGCCACTCCTTCTTACAATGCAGCGGCACTGTACAAGCACAAGAAACCAAAAGAGGGCGCCGGGAACTCCGCCGCCaacttctccttcttcaaTCGGAAAAAGTAG